A window of the Cannabis sativa cultivar Pink pepper isolate KNU-18-1 chromosome X, ASM2916894v1, whole genome shotgun sequence genome harbors these coding sequences:
- the LOC115714780 gene encoding ATP-dependent Clp protease proteolytic subunit-related protein 1, chloroplastic, with protein MATSLISSLSTPSSSPRYLAPTNSSFLHATTNLFYSPSSFRVLSERDTTARRSFVSASAKSFDHIPKQFRQENLKDGLMDNFKNAPQYLYGLSPSQMDMFMTEDNPVRRQSEAVTEDSISSSHNYLNHGGMWSLSGMHEKGPSKYSMSVSMYRGGGARGYGRPRTAPPDLPSLLLDARICYLGMPIVPAVTELLVAQFMWLDYDNPAKPIYLYINSSGTQNEKMETVGSETEAYAIADMMSYVKSEVYTVNCGMAYGQAAMLLSLGAKGYRAVQPNCSTKLYLPKVNRSSGAVIDMWIKAKELDANTEYYIELLAKGTGKTKEEITKDIQRPKYLQSQEAIDYGVADKIINSRDIAFEKRNYDEMLAQSRATRRGVAGGSPQAAPSGLR; from the exons ATGGCGACTTCTCTAATCTCATCCCTCTCCACTCCCTCCTCTTCACCTCGCTATCTGGCTCCAACAAACTCTTCCTTCCTTCATGCCACCACCAACCTCTTTTACTCTCCTTCTTCTTTCAGAGTTTTATCAGAGAGGGATACCACAGCTCGAAGGTCCTTTGTCTCTGCCTCCGCCAAATCTTTCGACCATATTCCGAAACAGTTCAGGCAAGAAAATCTTAAAGATGGCT TGATGGATAATTTCAAGAATGCACCCCAGTATCTGTATGGTCTTTCTCCTTCTCAAATGGACATGTTCATGACCGAAGATAACCCTGTCCGACGTCAGTCAGAAGCAGTGACAGAG GATAGCATCTCATCTTCTCACAACTATTTGAATCATGGAGGTATGTGGAGTCTTTCAGGCATGCACGAGAAAGGTCCATCAAAATATAGTATGAGTGTAAGCATGTACCGTGGTGGAGGAGCAAGAGGATATGGAAGACCCCGTACTGCTCCTCCTGATTTGCCTTCCTTGTTGTTAGATGCTCGGATATGCTATTTGGGCATGCCT ATTGTTCCAGCAGTAACTGAacttcttgttgctcaatttATGTGGTTGGATTATGACAACCCTGCTAAGCCTATCTATTTATACATAAACTCATCCGGGACACAG AATGAGAAGATGGAGACTGTTGGATCTGAAACGGAGGCATATGCTATAGCTGATATGATGTCT TATGTTAAGTCAGAAGTCTACACGGTGAACTGTGGTATGGCCTATGGTCAAGCAGCGATGCTTCTATCACTTGGAGCAAAGGGTTATCGTGCTGTGCAACCTAACTGCTCCA CAAAGTTATATCTGCCAAAGGTCAACCGATCAAGCGGGGCTGTCATAGATATGTGGATTAAG GCAAAAGAACTGGATGCAAATACTGAGTATTACATTGAGCTGCTAGCAAAAGGCACTGGTAAAACCAAGGAAGAAATCACTAAAGATATCCAAAGACCTAAATATCTACAATCACAAGAAGCCATAGATTATGGTGTTGCTGACAAAATTATCAATTCACGTGACATTGCGTTTGAGAAACGG AACTATGATGAGATGCTTGCTCAATCAAGAGCTACAAGGCGAGGAGTGGCAGGAGGCAGTCCACAAGCAGCTCCTTCTGGACTTAGGTAG
- the LOC115703078 gene encoding zinc finger protein ZAT10 has protein sequence MALEAMNSPTTANPFYNEDAENLQFHEPWIKRKRSKRPRLEQPPSEEEYLALCLIMLARGGGGAGRSGGSDNSTKTPSAATNDGGVSRLLPPQPPALKLSYKCSVCNKAFPSYQALGGHKASHRKSTNSSSDGGASAAADNVSTSTVSTSVPVSSGRTHECSICHKTFPTGQALGGHKRCHYDGGSGNSASGGGGGVTSSEGGASSQSHSQSQISQQRGFDLNMPALPEFWPGFTIEVNNKKSQLSGIDQEVESPLPMKKPRLSNQEEFGVSRN, from the coding sequence atggccttagaaGCAATGAATTCTCCAACCACAGCAAACCCATTCTACAACGAAGACGCCGAGAATCTCCAATTCCACGAGCCATGGATTAAGCGCAAGCGCTCCAAGCGCCCACGTCTCGAACAACCTCCATCCGAAGAAGAGTACCTTGCTCTATGCCTAATCATGCTCGCTCGTGGCGGCGGCGGCGCCGGCCGTAGTGGCGGTTCAGATAACTCCACTAAAACTCCATCCGCCGCCACAAACGACGGAGGAGTTTCTCGCCTTTTACCACCTCAGCCTCCGGCTCTGAAGCTTTCTTACAAGTGCAGTGTGTGTAATAAGGCTTTTCCTTCTTACCAGGCTTTAGGCGGTCATAAGGCTAGCCACCGTAAATCAACCAATTCATCCTCGGATGGCGGCGCCTCCGCCGCTGCCGATAACGTTTCGACTTCTACCGTTTCGACATCTGTCCCTGTTTCCAGTGGTAGGACTCACGAGTGCTCCATCTGCCACAAGACCTTTCCCACCGGACAGGCTTTGGGTGGACACAAACGATGCCACTACGACGGTGGTAGTGGAAATAGTGCCTCCGGTGGCGGCGGCGGCGTTACGTCATCTGAAGGTGGCGCTTCCAGCCAGAGTCATAGTCAGAGTCAGATCAGTCAACAACGGGGTTTCGATCTTAATATGCCGGCTTTGCCGGAATTCTGGCCTGGTTTTACAATTGAAGTGAACAACAAGAAAAGTCAACTTTCCGGTATTGACCAAGAGGTGGAAAGCCCGTTGCCGATGAAGAAACCACGGTTGTCTAATCAGGAAGAGTTCGGTGTTTCACGGAACTGA